GGTGAGGGGTTCGAGGATGCCGATGCCGTTGGCGCCGGAGGTGTGGACGACGATCGTGCCGGGACGGACCGCTTCGGTCGCGGCCAAACCCTTGATCAGGCCGGCGAGCTCGTCGTCGGGAACGGCGAGGATCAACAGCTCGGCACGGGCCGCGACGTCGGGCACCGGCAGGATCTCGGTGTCCGGAAGCCGCGTCTCGGCGCGGTGGATTGATGCGTCGGAGACCGCGGCACATGCGACAACGACATGTCCGACCCGCTCGAGCGCGGCACCGATTGCTGTTCCGACCCGTCCCGCCGAGACGAGTCCAACCGTCAATCGTGCAGGCGCGGGGCCGTTAGTGATCCCGAAGGAGGTCACTTTCGTCCTCTCGTTCGTTCCAGTCCCGCTCGGCGGGTACCAGACGTCCTGCGGAGAGGATAGCGCCGCGCGAAGACGCGCCGCCACGGGCCGACGACGTGATCTACCACTCACTCGACGCCGTGACCGGGCCGAGGCCCGGTGGTTCTACTCGGCGCGACGACGCCGGCGCCGCTCTCCGTCGCCTGCGTCGCCGGACTTGAGGTTCGCCATGATCTCGGCGACCGAGAGCCCGTTCGAGTGCGCGCCCCCGGCGTCCTCGGGATCCTCCACACGCCGGCGCGAGCGCCGCGATGCCGGCCGCGACTCGTCGGTCTGCGCATCGTCGAGCTGCGCATCCTCGGGCTGCGCATCCTCGGGCTGCGCATCCGGCTCGGGTGCGGCGACGGGCGCCCCGTCTTTGGCCGGGGCAGCAGCCCTGGCCGCCGGGACGGGCACCTTCGCCGCAGCCGCTTCCTTCACGGGTTCCGGTGCCTTGACCGGCGCTTTCGCCGGTGCCGGCGCCTTGGCCGGTGCCCTCGCGGGCGCCGGTGCCTGTGCACGAGCCGGCGCCTTCGCGGGCTGTGGCGGCTTGACCGGCGCCGGCGCCTCGGCCACCGCGTCGTCGATGGCCTCGACGTCGATCGGCGGAATCACCGTCGTCTCCGCCGTGACCGGGTCGTCGTACGGATTCGCGAAGCCCGGGCCCTGCGGCGCGGGCTGCCGCGACTGATCGCGGGCGGGGGCCTTGGCGCCCGGCACGAACAGGCCCGACGCGGCCGGCTGGTAGCTGCCCGCCAGCTCCTGGACCCGCGTCGACTCTGCCCGCAGCGCCACCCGGTCCTCCGGGAGGCGGCCGTCGAACAGCACCTCGAGGTTCCTGCGCAGCGCGGCGAGTTCCTCGCGCAGCGCCTTGATGGTCTCGGCCTCGGCTCCGAGTTCGCCGCGCACCCGCGCCTCGACGCCCAGCTCGTACTCGCGGCGAGCGCTGATCTCGCGCTCGAGCTGCAATTCGTACACCTTCTGCAGGTCACGAACCTTCGCCTTGTCCAGAGCGGACTCGCGGCGGTACTTCGTCATCGCGATGGCGCCCAACGTCGCCGCCCACAACGCGATCACCAATCCCACGCGGAGCAGTTGGACGCTCTCGCTGAAGATCAGAAGGAGAGAAGCGGCAACGGCCAGCACCACGAGCCCGGCCACGATCATCTGGCTAGCACTGCGGCGGTTGCGGCGTACAGACTTGGTGCGACCCGGAACCGTCATGCAGATCAGGGTAGCGGCACTCCAGGGGGAACTCAGCGGACGCGAAAGCGGCCTTGGTCCGGTTTGCCCGTTTGCACAGGTCAGTGGGTGGGTTGGTCCGGCGGCTCGTCGGGCGTCCGGCAACAGTGTTCGAGCCACAGCGCGGCCCCCACCAAGAGAACCGCGGCGATCAGTCCGATGATCACGCCCGGACTGTCCGACACGGCCGCCGACAGCTGCGAGCGCTGCGGCCACAGGAAGACGAGAAAGCCCGCCCACACCCCCGCACTCGCGGCGCCGACCAGCGCCGACGCCTTCGCCAGGGCCGCCGCGCGGGCGGCCGTGATCGGATGCAGCTGCCGCGGACCGGGACCGATCGCGTGGTCCCGCACCCGCGCCCGGATCACGAACGCCAGCACCACCTCGATCAGCGCGACCGGGTACAACGAGGCCCCGGCATAGACCGGGATCGGAGGCAGCGAACCGTACGAGACGCGAACCAGCAACCAGGTGGCTACCCCGGCCACGAGTGCCAGCGACAACAAGTCCCAGATTCGCGTCGGCTTCATCACAGTTACCGTAGTTCCAGCTGCAGCGGCGTCCGCCGAACTCCGGCCAGTTCGTCCGCGTCGAGGCGCGCCAGCAGTGCGTCCACCCGCTCCTCGGCCCCTCCGACCACGAGCGTCGCGTCGGGTTCGACGTCGAGCCACGGCACCAGCACGAACGCGCGCTCGTGGGCGCGCGGATGCGGCAGCGTCAGCTC
This genomic stretch from Prescottella soli harbors:
- a CDS encoding DUF6779 domain-containing protein; its protein translation is MTVPGRTKSVRRNRRSASQMIVAGLVVLAVAASLLLIFSESVQLLRVGLVIALWAATLGAIAMTKYRRESALDKAKVRDLQKVYELQLEREISARREYELGVEARVRGELGAEAETIKALREELAALRRNLEVLFDGRLPEDRVALRAESTRVQELAGSYQPAASGLFVPGAKAPARDQSRQPAPQGPGFANPYDDPVTAETTVIPPIDVEAIDDAVAEAPAPVKPPQPAKAPARAQAPAPARAPAKAPAPAKAPVKAPEPVKEAAAAKVPVPAARAAAPAKDGAPVAAPEPDAQPEDAQPEDAQLDDAQTDESRPASRRSRRRVEDPEDAGGAHSNGLSVAEIMANLKSGDAGDGERRRRRRAE
- a CDS encoding DUF3180 domain-containing protein, which encodes MKPTRIWDLLSLALVAGVATWLLVRVSYGSLPPIPVYAGASLYPVALIEVVLAFVIRARVRDHAIGPGPRQLHPITAARAAALAKASALVGAASAGVWAGFLVFLWPQRSQLSAAVSDSPGVIIGLIAAVLLVGAALWLEHCCRTPDEPPDQPTH